Proteins found in one Oribacterium sp. oral taxon 102 genomic segment:
- a CDS encoding YifB family Mg chelatase-like AAA ATPase, with the protein MLAKVLTAGLSGIDGRMVSVEVDESNGLPHTVIIGNVSLSVREALERCTVALKNSGIPLPPKRLTVSLQPADFPKNGTGYDLPILVGLLAALGLLRSDCLRKYAFFGEVGLDGSLLRVRGALSLCAAFQSAGLRGAVVPFENAAEAGMLDGMDIIGLRNIRELLSLLRSADSLRSFPRTLPETHPSAEPELPDFRDIRGQHFAVRAALIAAAGGHNLLLSGCAGSGKSMIAKRIPGILPSISRAEDIEITKVYSVAGLLPSSQALFGRRPFRAPHSSVTIPTLIGGSSNGMIFPGELALAGKGVLFLDELPLFSRAAIEALRQPLEDRFVRVNRVRGEFTYPVDCMLVAAMNPCPCGFFGAPGNRCHCTPSQIRHYQRGISKPILERIDLCVEVSPVKYSEALSEKAGISSASLRREVERVRTLQLARFQPESGKDAMIKDCRPVRCNAEMGLPEIKKFCVLGQEEQSFMKRVFELKRLSMRTYHKLLKLSRTIADLDSSERITIAHLSEAVSYRSLEDRLYGG; encoded by the coding sequence ATGCTCGCAAAGGTTCTCACGGCAGGTCTTTCCGGCATCGACGGACGCATGGTCTCCGTCGAGGTCGACGAGAGCAACGGTCTGCCGCATACCGTCATTATCGGCAATGTCTCTCTGAGCGTGCGGGAGGCGCTGGAGCGCTGCACCGTCGCATTGAAAAACAGCGGTATTCCACTTCCGCCGAAGCGGCTCACCGTCAGCCTGCAGCCCGCGGATTTCCCGAAGAACGGTACAGGCTACGATCTGCCGATCCTCGTCGGCCTCCTCGCCGCCCTCGGACTGCTCCGCTCCGACTGTCTCCGAAAATATGCTTTCTTCGGCGAGGTAGGACTGGACGGAAGCCTGCTCCGCGTCCGCGGCGCGCTCTCCCTCTGCGCTGCCTTTCAATCCGCGGGGCTTCGCGGTGCGGTTGTTCCATTCGAAAATGCCGCCGAGGCAGGGATGCTGGATGGAATGGACATCATCGGGCTCCGAAATATCCGGGAATTGCTCTCTCTGCTCCGATCCGCGGACAGCCTCCGGAGCTTCCCGCGCACGCTGCCGGAGACGCATCCCTCTGCAGAACCGGAGCTTCCTGATTTTCGTGACATCCGCGGACAGCACTTCGCGGTACGGGCAGCGCTGATCGCAGCTGCCGGCGGACACAATCTTCTCCTCTCCGGCTGCGCCGGCTCCGGAAAGAGCATGATCGCGAAGCGTATTCCCGGTATCCTCCCCTCGATCAGCCGCGCTGAGGATATCGAGATCACGAAGGTCTACTCTGTAGCCGGTCTGCTGCCGTCCTCACAGGCGCTCTTCGGCAGACGTCCGTTTCGTGCACCCCACAGCTCTGTCACCATTCCGACACTGATCGGCGGCAGTTCAAACGGCATGATTTTCCCCGGAGAGCTGGCACTCGCCGGAAAGGGCGTCCTCTTTCTGGACGAACTCCCCCTCTTTTCCCGCGCTGCGATCGAGGCACTCCGACAGCCGCTGGAGGATCGCTTCGTCCGGGTCAATCGCGTCCGGGGCGAGTTTACTTATCCGGTGGACTGCATGCTTGTCGCGGCGATGAATCCCTGTCCCTGCGGCTTTTTCGGCGCACCCGGAAACCGCTGTCACTGCACGCCCTCTCAGATCCGGCATTATCAGCGGGGGATCTCGAAGCCGATCCTCGAGCGGATCGATCTCTGCGTAGAGGTCTCTCCCGTCAAATACAGTGAGGCGCTGTCGGAGAAGGCGGGCATCAGCTCCGCATCGCTCCGGAGGGAGGTAGAGCGCGTGCGCACCTTGCAGCTTGCCCGCTTTCAGCCGGAATCCGGAAAGGACGCTATGATTAAGGACTGCCGTCCTGTACGCTGCAATGCGGAAATGGGACTCCCGGAAATCAAAAAGTTCTGCGTCCTCGGTCAGGAGGAGCAGAGCTTCATGAAACGGGTATTCGAGCTGAAGCGTCTTTCCATGCGCACCTACCACAAGCTTCTGAAGCTGTCGCGTACCATCGCCGATCTGGACAGCTCCGAGCGCATCACGATCGCACACCTTTCGGAGGCGGTGTCCTATCGAAGCCTCGAGGATCGCCTCTACGGCGGATAA
- a CDS encoding RluA family pseudouridine synthase, with the protein MREISVSGNEAGQRLDKLLRKYLREAGSGFLYRMLRKKNIVLNDRKADGRELLREGDSVKLYFSEETLTKLTGEAAPETYFSGADFLRLEEELRQRILYEDEGLLLLNKPAGWVSQSDGSGAPSVNELCLDYLLKEGKLSRAQLATFKPGIANRLDRNTSGLILFGKTLPVLQELAAGLRERSLQKYYLAVVSGIVEEGSLLHGYLRKDAAGNQVEIRTDCFPGAAEIHTEYTPLRQCRAKDAAAQYSVLRVHLISGKTHQIRAHLASVGHPILGDGKYGQPRRNEYWRRRAGIHSQLLHAYELRFPVLPESAALAACSARRFFAEPPEVFRTFLP; encoded by the coding sequence GTGCGGGAGATTAGCGTCAGCGGGAACGAGGCGGGGCAGAGACTGGACAAGCTGCTTCGGAAATATCTGCGGGAGGCGGGTAGCGGCTTCCTCTACAGGATGCTTCGAAAGAAGAACATCGTGCTGAATGACAGAAAAGCGGATGGCAGAGAGCTTCTCCGCGAGGGAGATTCCGTGAAGCTCTACTTCTCAGAGGAAACGCTTACGAAGCTGACAGGGGAGGCAGCGCCGGAGACGTATTTCTCGGGTGCGGATTTCCTGCGGCTGGAGGAAGAGCTCCGGCAGCGCATCCTCTATGAGGATGAGGGACTTCTCCTCCTCAACAAGCCTGCGGGCTGGGTTTCGCAGAGCGACGGGAGCGGTGCGCCCTCTGTCAATGAGCTCTGCCTGGATTACCTTCTGAAGGAGGGGAAGCTCAGCAGAGCGCAGCTCGCGACCTTCAAGCCGGGGATCGCCAATCGTCTGGATCGGAACACCTCCGGGCTGATCCTTTTCGGAAAGACGCTGCCTGTGCTGCAGGAGCTTGCCGCAGGCCTTCGGGAGCGCAGTCTGCAAAAGTATTATCTGGCGGTGGTTTCCGGAATCGTAGAGGAGGGCAGCCTGCTTCATGGCTATCTCCGGAAGGACGCGGCGGGAAATCAGGTGGAAATCCGGACGGACTGCTTTCCGGGCGCGGCGGAGATTCATACGGAATATACGCCGCTCCGGCAGTGCCGCGCCAAGGATGCGGCAGCACAGTATTCCGTGCTTCGGGTACATCTGATCAGCGGGAAGACCCATCAGATTCGGGCACACCTCGCCTCTGTCGGGCATCCGATTCTTGGAGACGGCAAATATGGCCAGCCGCGCAGAAATGAATACTGGCGAAGAAGGGCCGGCATTCATTCCCAGCTTCTCCATGCGTATGAGCTCCGTTTCCCGGTGCTTCCGGAGAGCGCTGCATTAGCCGCCTGCTCTGCACGGCGTTTTTTCGCAGAACCGCCGGAAGTGTTCAGAACATTTCTTCCGTGA
- the truA gene encoding tRNA pseudouridine(38-40) synthase TruA, with protein MKQNYKMILSYDGSRYFGWERQPTTDMTIQGKLEAVLHRMCGESVSVIGAGRTDAGVHARAMAANVLLETPLTEEEIRQYMNRYLPEDISVNELKRCGDRFHARFKASGKLYRYSCYCGEQKPVFERKYLTVLMQRPEPARMREAAQYLVGEHDFRAFCGNPRMKKSTVRRIQSIEITEKGPYLRFYFHGSGFLQNQVRIMVGTLLEAGLGKREPLELPEILASGDRRRAGYTAEPQGLCLMKVFYD; from the coding sequence ATGAAGCAGAACTATAAAATGATCCTGAGCTATGACGGTTCCCGCTACTTCGGCTGGGAGCGTCAGCCGACGACAGACATGACGATACAGGGGAAGCTGGAGGCAGTCCTGCATCGGATGTGCGGGGAAAGCGTCTCTGTCATCGGCGCGGGGCGGACAGATGCCGGTGTGCACGCGCGGGCAATGGCCGCCAATGTGCTGCTCGAGACGCCGCTTACAGAGGAGGAAATCCGGCAGTATATGAACCGCTACCTGCCGGAGGACATCAGCGTGAATGAGCTGAAGCGCTGCGGAGACCGTTTCCATGCCCGCTTCAAGGCGTCCGGGAAGCTCTATCGCTACAGCTGTTACTGCGGCGAGCAGAAACCGGTTTTCGAACGGAAGTATCTGACGGTGCTGATGCAGAGACCGGAGCCTGCGCGGATGCGGGAGGCGGCGCAGTATCTCGTAGGAGAGCATGACTTCAGGGCGTTCTGCGGGAATCCGCGGATGAAGAAGTCTACGGTGCGGCGAATTCAGAGCATTGAGATCACGGAGAAGGGACCTTACCTTCGTTTTTATTTTCATGGAAGCGGTTTTCTGCAGAATCAGGTGCGGATCATGGTCGGAACGCTGCTCGAGGCAGGACTCGGGAAGCGTGAGCCTTTGGAGCTGCCGGAGATTCTCGCATCGGGGGACCGGAGGAGAGCCGGTTATACCGCAGAGCCGCAGGGGCTCTGTCTGATGAAGGTTTTCTATGATTAA
- the dprA gene encoding DNA-processing protein DprA: protein MTAHDLYSRETTRELTPLDADFPSRLRDIPGCPRTLYVRGTLPDARMPTAAIIGARDATAQGLDLARTLGAVLARNGIGIVSGMAYGIDAAGHWGALDSGGKTFAVFGCGTDICYPPSHFRLYEEILRSNGGLLSELSPGTPPLGRHFASRNRIISGLSDVVIVVEAKLRSGTLITVGNALEQGKQVFAVPGRVTDRLSEGCNRLIRDGASILTSAQDILEYFHLEREREQRVLLPSSESLPETQRCVLEQLSSEAVHIEQLAAHTDLPAPLLSRTLLELELQGLCESPKPGYYRRRLTEEMF, encoded by the coding sequence ATGACTGCACATGATCTGTATTCACGGGAAACGACCCGGGAGCTGACTCCGCTCGATGCGGATTTTCCGAGCCGTCTTCGGGACATTCCGGGCTGTCCGAGGACGCTCTATGTTCGCGGTACGCTGCCGGACGCACGGATGCCGACCGCAGCGATCATCGGCGCGAGGGACGCTACGGCGCAGGGACTCGATCTCGCACGCACGCTGGGGGCCGTTCTCGCCAGAAACGGTATCGGCATCGTCAGCGGTATGGCATACGGTATCGATGCTGCCGGACACTGGGGTGCACTGGACAGCGGCGGAAAAACCTTCGCTGTCTTCGGCTGCGGGACAGATATCTGCTATCCTCCCTCTCATTTCCGACTCTATGAGGAAATATTGCGAAGCAACGGAGGGCTGCTCTCCGAGCTCTCTCCCGGTACGCCGCCGCTCGGGCGGCATTTTGCGAGCCGAAACCGAATCATATCAGGACTCTCGGACGTCGTGATCGTCGTGGAGGCGAAGCTGCGCTCCGGTACCCTCATCACCGTCGGAAACGCTCTGGAGCAGGGAAAGCAGGTCTTCGCCGTCCCCGGCAGAGTCACAGACCGCCTCTCCGAAGGCTGCAATCGCCTGATCCGGGACGGTGCGTCTATCCTCACCTCCGCGCAGGACATCCTCGAATATTTCCATCTGGAAAGGGAGCGAGAGCAGCGCGTGCTGCTTCCCTCCTCCGAGAGCCTCCCGGAAACGCAGCGCTGTGTACTCGAACAGCTTAGCTCTGAGGCTGTTCATATCGAGCAGCTTGCCGCGCATACCGATCTTCCTGCCCCTCTCCTCAGCCGTACCCTTCTCGAGCTGGAGCTGCAGGGGCTCTGCGAGTCTCCGAAACCCGGTTACTACCGGAGAAGGCTCACGGAAGAAATGTTCTGA
- a CDS encoding tRNA threonylcarbamoyladenosine dehydratase translates to MENPFSRTALLLGEAALERLRGARVAVFGIGGVGGYAVEALVRAGVGAFVLVDNDRVSLSNLNRQIIATYHSLGQYKVDAMQERIRDINPAAEVETRKCFFLPGNAEEFDFSEYDYVIDAVDTVTAKLEIIMRAKRCGVPVISSMGAGNKLDPTRFRLADIYQTSVCPLARVMRQECRKHGIESLNVVYSTEKAVSAGHAAAQPKDAAETGGWKIVPGSVSFVPSVAGLLLAGAVVRELISERGEAPEAFSG, encoded by the coding sequence ATGGAGAACCCGTTTTCGAGGACAGCGCTGCTCCTCGGAGAAGCGGCGCTGGAGAGGCTTCGGGGGGCAAGGGTTGCCGTGTTTGGGATCGGCGGTGTCGGCGGATATGCCGTGGAGGCGCTGGTGCGTGCCGGTGTCGGTGCCTTCGTACTGGTGGACAATGACAGGGTCAGCCTTTCGAATCTGAACCGGCAGATCATCGCGACATACCATAGCCTCGGACAGTACAAGGTGGACGCAATGCAGGAGCGTATCCGGGATATCAATCCGGCGGCAGAGGTGGAGACCCGGAAGTGCTTTTTCCTGCCGGGGAATGCGGAGGAATTTGACTTCTCAGAGTACGACTATGTGATCGACGCGGTGGACACCGTGACGGCGAAGCTGGAGATCATTATGCGGGCGAAGCGCTGCGGGGTTCCGGTGATTTCCAGCATGGGAGCCGGAAACAAGCTGGATCCCACGCGCTTCAGGCTTGCTGACATTTACCAGACCTCGGTCTGTCCTCTCGCGAGAGTCATGCGGCAGGAATGCAGGAAACATGGCATAGAGAGCCTGAATGTTGTATACTCTACGGAGAAGGCAGTTTCTGCGGGGCATGCGGCGGCACAGCCGAAGGACGCGGCAGAGACAGGAGGATGGAAGATCGTGCCGGGCAGCGTCTCTTTCGTCCCGTCCGTTGCGGGGCTGCTTCTTGCAGGCGCGGTGGTCAGAGAGCTGATTTCAGAAAGAGGGGAAGCGCCGGAGGCATTTTCCGGCTGA
- the rpsB gene encoding 30S ribosomal protein S2 — MSAIGMKQLLEAGVHFGHQTRRWNPKMAPYIYTERNGIHIIDLQKTVKMVDDAYNAMVKIVAEGGTVLFVGTKKQAQDAVKAEALRCGEFYVNERWLGGMLTNFKTIQTRISRLKEIEKMAEDGTFDILPKKEVTLIRKEWEKLEANIGGIKDMKRIPDAIFVVDPKKEKICVQEAHSLGITLFGIADTNADPEELDYVIPGNDDAIRAIKLIVSKMADAVIEAKQGEMTEEEAAAE; from the coding sequence ATGAGTGCAATTGGAATGAAGCAGCTTCTTGAGGCAGGCGTTCACTTCGGCCATCAGACCAGAAGATGGAATCCGAAGATGGCTCCGTACATTTATACCGAGAGAAACGGCATTCACATCATTGACCTGCAGAAGACGGTGAAGATGGTGGACGATGCCTATAATGCGATGGTCAAGATTGTGGCAGAGGGCGGTACGGTTCTTTTTGTAGGGACGAAGAAGCAGGCGCAGGACGCGGTGAAGGCAGAGGCGCTTCGCTGCGGCGAGTTCTATGTCAATGAAAGATGGCTCGGCGGTATGCTGACCAACTTCAAGACCATTCAGACCCGGATCAGCCGGCTGAAGGAGATCGAGAAGATGGCAGAGGATGGCACCTTCGATATCCTCCCGAAGAAGGAGGTTACGCTGATCCGGAAGGAGTGGGAGAAGCTCGAGGCAAATATCGGCGGCATCAAGGATATGAAGCGGATTCCGGATGCGATCTTCGTCGTAGACCCGAAGAAGGAGAAGATCTGCGTACAGGAGGCACATTCCCTCGGCATCACGCTTTTCGGCATCGCGGACACCAACGCAGATCCGGAGGAGCTGGATTATGTGATTCCGGGTAATGATGACGCGATCCGTGCAATCAAGCTCATTGTCTCCAAGATGGCAGATGCCGTGATCGAGGCGAAGCAGGGCGAGATGACAGAGGAGGAGGCAGCAGCGGAGTAA
- the tsf gene encoding translation elongation factor Ts codes for MAITAAQVKELRELTGAGMMACKKALGETDGDMEKAVEYLREQGLAGAEKKAGRIAAEGVSFTKLAADRKSAVVVEVNAETDFVAKNAKFRSFVEEVAAQALDTSAQDIDAFLAEPWKLDKEKTVNEALSEQISIIGENMHIRRFEKLSETNGFVQDYVHAGGRIGVILDVQSTVVNEAVEEMAKNIAMQIAALNPKYISRDEVDQDYLRSEEKILLEAAKNEKPNAPEKVLMGMVQGRLNKELKEVCLVDQIYVKAEDGKQSVQQYVDSVAKANGAEIKLVRFVRFETGEGLEKKNEDFAAEVAAQIGK; via the coding sequence ATGGCAATTACAGCAGCTCAGGTCAAGGAGTTGAGAGAGCTTACCGGCGCAGGCATGATGGCGTGCAAGAAGGCGCTCGGCGAAACCGACGGCGATATGGAAAAGGCAGTAGAGTATCTGAGAGAGCAGGGGCTCGCCGGTGCCGAGAAGAAAGCGGGCAGAATCGCGGCGGAGGGCGTAAGCTTTACGAAGCTCGCTGCGGACAGGAAGTCTGCCGTTGTGGTAGAGGTCAATGCGGAGACGGACTTCGTGGCGAAGAATGCGAAGTTCCGCAGCTTTGTAGAAGAGGTTGCCGCACAGGCTCTGGATACCTCTGCGCAGGACATCGACGCTTTCCTCGCAGAGCCGTGGAAGCTGGACAAGGAAAAGACGGTGAACGAGGCGCTTTCCGAGCAGATTTCCATCATTGGCGAGAATATGCACATCCGCAGATTCGAGAAGCTGTCTGAGACAAACGGATTTGTACAGGATTATGTACATGCCGGCGGAAGGATCGGTGTGATTCTCGATGTGCAGTCCACTGTAGTCAATGAGGCGGTAGAGGAGATGGCGAAGAATATTGCGATGCAGATCGCTGCGCTGAATCCGAAGTATATTTCCAGAGACGAGGTGGATCAGGATTATCTTAGGAGCGAGGAGAAGATCCTGCTGGAGGCTGCCAAGAACGAGAAGCCGAACGCGCCGGAAAAGGTTCTCATGGGCATGGTGCAGGGACGCCTCAACAAGGAGCTGAAAGAGGTTTGTCTTGTAGACCAGATCTATGTCAAGGCAGAGGATGGCAAGCAGTCCGTACAGCAGTATGTGGATTCCGTGGCGAAGGCAAACGGCGCGGAGATCAAGCTGGTACGCTTCGTCCGTTTCGAGACCGGAGAGGGACTCGAGAAGAAGAACGAGGACTTCGCGGCAGAGGTTGCGGCGCAGATCGGCAAGTAA
- the topA gene encoding type I DNA topoisomerase produces the protein MANSLIIVESPAKVKTIAKFLGKNYTIDATMGHLIDMPKSSLGVDVDNDYEPKYITIRGKGELLSKLKREAKKADRIYLATDPDREGEAISWHLNNELCKDKNNEKKISRISFNEITKNAVKNALKNPRMIDMDLVNAQQARRVMDRLVGYTISPLLWRKIRKGLSAGRVQSVALKMISDREAEIAAFVPEEYWSLNAELLLGKKKLTAAFYGQEKRMPLPRETDADAVIAAISDADFLVSEIRKSKRQKRAPLPFTTSTLQQEAAKLLSFPTQKTMRIAQSLYEGVHVAGHGTVGLITYLRTDSTRIAEEADTAAREYIEKKYGAAYVSKAPRTQAQNETKIQDAHEAIRPTYLDITPSEAKESLGRDEFRLYQLIYKRFLASRMESAVYDTESVRLRAGDYVFTLNGSKLVFDGFLSVYMSEEDREEKNVELPDMEVGDRLRQQRFEKEQHFTQPPAHYTEASLVKALEEVGIGRPSTYAPTIGTLLLRRYVTKEKKNLFVTELGIAVNEMMSQNFPTIIDTGFTANMESLLDSVAEGRMGWKVIIENFYPDLAEAVERANREVEKVTIRDEESDVLCDKCGRRMVVKYGPHGKFLACPGFPECKNTKPYIEYAGFVCPDCGAECVKRRSKKGRIFYSCSRYPECSYITWTKPKDAKAGTKQENEIVEIDLFGGEKREPAPEDTH, from the coding sequence ATGGCAAACAGCTTAATTATTGTAGAGTCACCGGCGAAGGTGAAGACCATCGCTAAATTTTTAGGGAAGAACTATACGATCGATGCGACGATGGGGCATTTGATCGATATGCCGAAGAGCTCGCTCGGCGTGGATGTGGACAATGACTACGAGCCGAAGTACATCACGATCCGCGGCAAGGGGGAGCTCCTCAGCAAGCTGAAAAGGGAAGCGAAGAAGGCAGATCGGATCTATCTCGCGACCGACCCGGACCGTGAGGGAGAGGCAATCAGCTGGCACCTGAACAACGAGCTCTGCAAGGATAAGAACAATGAAAAGAAGATTTCCCGCATCAGCTTCAATGAAATCACGAAGAATGCGGTGAAGAATGCGCTGAAAAACCCGCGGATGATCGATATGGATCTCGTGAACGCACAGCAGGCGCGCCGCGTTATGGATCGGCTGGTGGGCTATACGATCAGCCCGCTGCTCTGGCGGAAGATTCGGAAGGGGCTCTCTGCCGGCAGAGTACAGTCAGTAGCGCTGAAGATGATCAGCGATCGGGAGGCGGAAATTGCCGCCTTCGTTCCGGAGGAGTATTGGAGTCTGAACGCGGAGCTTCTGCTCGGGAAAAAGAAGCTGACGGCAGCCTTTTACGGGCAGGAAAAAAGAATGCCGCTGCCGCGGGAGACGGATGCGGACGCCGTGATCGCCGCGATTTCCGATGCGGACTTCTTGGTGAGCGAGATTCGGAAATCCAAGCGGCAGAAGAGGGCGCCGCTTCCGTTTACGACAAGCACCCTGCAGCAGGAGGCGGCGAAGCTGCTCTCCTTCCCGACACAGAAAACAATGCGGATTGCACAGAGCCTCTATGAGGGCGTCCATGTAGCGGGACACGGAACCGTAGGTCTCATCACCTATCTCCGTACGGATTCGACGAGAATTGCGGAGGAGGCAGATACCGCAGCGAGAGAATATATCGAAAAGAAGTACGGCGCAGCCTATGTTTCTAAGGCGCCGCGGACACAGGCGCAGAATGAGACGAAGATCCAGGATGCGCACGAGGCGATCCGCCCGACCTATCTGGATATCACACCGTCGGAGGCGAAGGAGAGTCTCGGCAGAGACGAGTTCCGCCTCTACCAGCTGATCTACAAGCGTTTCCTCGCTTCCCGGATGGAGTCGGCTGTCTACGATACTGAGAGTGTGAGACTCCGGGCGGGAGACTATGTCTTCACGCTGAACGGGAGTAAGCTGGTATTCGACGGCTTCCTCTCCGTCTATATGTCGGAGGAGGATAGGGAGGAGAAGAATGTAGAGCTGCCGGATATGGAGGTCGGGGATCGGCTCCGGCAGCAGCGCTTCGAGAAGGAGCAGCATTTCACGCAGCCGCCGGCACATTATACCGAGGCATCTCTTGTCAAGGCGCTGGAGGAGGTAGGAATCGGCAGACCCTCGACCTACGCGCCGACGATCGGTACGCTTTTGCTGCGGCGTTATGTCACGAAGGAGAAGAAAAACCTCTTTGTGACGGAGCTCGGAATCGCCGTCAACGAGATGATGTCACAGAATTTTCCGACCATCATCGACACCGGCTTCACCGCAAATATGGAATCTCTGCTGGATTCCGTGGCAGAGGGACGGATGGGATGGAAGGTCATCATTGAGAACTTCTATCCGGATCTCGCGGAGGCGGTGGAACGCGCGAACCGTGAGGTGGAGAAGGTTACGATTCGTGACGAGGAGAGCGATGTGCTTTGCGACAAGTGCGGACGGAGGATGGTCGTAAAGTACGGCCCGCACGGCAAGTTCCTCGCCTGTCCGGGCTTTCCGGAGTGCAAAAACACGAAGCCGTACATCGAGTATGCCGGCTTCGTCTGTCCCGACTGCGGCGCGGAGTGCGTGAAGCGCAGAAGCAAAAAGGGAAGAATCTTCTATTCCTGCTCCAGATATCCGGAATGCAGCTATATCACCTGGACGAAGCCGAAGGACGCGAAGGCGGGCACGAAGCAGGAGAATGAGATCGTTGAGATTGACCTTTTCGGCGGCGAGAAAAGGGAGCCGGCGCCGGAAGATACGCACTGA
- a CDS encoding SDR family NAD(P)-dependent oxidoreductase: MRIAVITGASSGMGRESVLQLNDEIEAIEEFWLIGRRQERMEAISALLTKRSRILSWDLGDESSFSAYGELLRTERPEIVFLVNAAGFGRIGQVSELPLEDCLGMCTVNVRALTAFCRISLPYMARRSRILNFASAAAFLPQPRFAVYAATKSYVLSFTRALNQELLGSGCTATAVCPGPVRTEFFERAETTGEIPLYKHLFMADPRKVVRKAVIDAVLQKELSVYGLSMQLFLALSKLPQGLLLRVLHCITGRECAGD, encoded by the coding sequence CGAGCTCCGGAATGGGGCGGGAATCTGTCCTGCAGCTGAATGATGAGATCGAAGCTATTGAGGAATTCTGGCTGATCGGCAGGCGGCAGGAGCGGATGGAGGCGATTTCCGCTCTGTTGACGAAAAGGAGCCGCATCCTCTCATGGGATCTGGGAGACGAGAGCAGCTTTTCGGCTTACGGGGAGCTGCTTCGCACGGAAAGGCCGGAGATTGTTTTTCTGGTAAATGCAGCAGGCTTCGGGAGAATCGGGCAGGTATCGGAGCTGCCTCTCGAGGACTGCCTCGGGATGTGTACTGTCAATGTGCGGGCACTGACCGCATTCTGCCGCATCTCTCTTCCGTACATGGCGCGGCGCTCCCGCATTCTGAACTTCGCCAGCGCAGCCGCCTTTCTGCCCCAGCCGCGCTTCGCGGTTTATGCTGCGACGAAGAGCTATGTTCTGAGCTTTACCCGCGCGCTGAATCAGGAGCTTCTCGGCAGCGGCTGTACCGCGACGGCGGTCTGTCCGGGACCGGTCAGGACGGAATTCTTCGAGCGCGCAGAGACAACAGGGGAGATTCCGCTCTATAAGCATCTCTTCATGGCAGATCCGCGGAAGGTCGTCCGGAAGGCTGTGATAGACGCAGTGCTTCAGAAGGAGCTGTCCGTCTACGGACTTTCCATGCAGCTCTTCCTCGCGCTCTCGAAGCTGCCGCAGGGGCTGCTGCTCCGCGTTCTGCATTGTATTACGGGGAGGGAATGTGCGGGAGATTAG